From one Bradyrhizobium sp. Ash2021 genomic stretch:
- the petA gene encoding ubiquinol-cytochrome c reductase iron-sulfur subunit yields the protein MTTASSADHPTRRDFLFVATGAVAAVGTAAAVWPLVSQMNPDASTIAAGAPIEVDLAPIAEGQDIKVFWRGKPIYISHRTKKQIDEARSVPVASLPDPASDQSRVKDGHDQWLVVIGICTHLGCIPIAHEGNYDGFFCPCHGSQYDSSGRIRQGPAPANLPVPPYQFVSDTKIQIG from the coding sequence GATTTTCTTTTTGTTGCAACGGGAGCCGTCGCCGCGGTTGGCACAGCTGCCGCCGTGTGGCCGCTGGTTTCCCAGATGAACCCGGATGCCTCGACGATCGCGGCCGGTGCGCCGATCGAAGTCGATCTGGCCCCGATTGCCGAAGGCCAGGATATCAAGGTGTTCTGGCGCGGCAAGCCGATCTACATCAGCCACCGCACCAAGAAACAGATCGACGAGGCGCGCTCGGTTCCGGTCGCCAGCCTGCCCGATCCGGCGAGCGATCAGTCCCGGGTCAAGGACGGCCATGACCAGTGGCTGGTCGTGATCGGCATCTGCACCCATCTCGGCTGTATCCCGATCGCCCATGAGGGCAATTACGACGGCTTCTTCTGCCCCTGCCACGGCTCGCAATACGATTCCTCGGGCCGTATCCGTCAGGGACCCGCGCCCGCCAACCTGCCGGTGCCGCCCTACCAGTTCGTTTCCGATACCAAAATCCAGATTGGCTAA
- a CDS encoding dienelactone hydrolase family protein, producing the protein MGTSISFTRPDGKDAYGYLANAAQGNAPGVVVIQEWWGLQGQIKGICDRFALAGFDALAPDLYNGKVVPYHDTDAAGKEMNSLDFMDATTQTVRGAAQYLARNGSKVGLTGFCLGGAVTIIGATKIPELTAGVVFYGIPPEQAAKPADVKIPLQCHFANKDDWCTPAAVDGFEKAMKAAGKSLELFRYDAEHGFGNEQRVSVHDRQCAELAWGRATEFFKKHLG; encoded by the coding sequence ATGGGTACCAGCATCTCCTTCACTCGCCCCGACGGCAAGGACGCCTACGGCTATCTCGCCAACGCCGCGCAGGGCAATGCGCCCGGCGTGGTCGTGATCCAGGAATGGTGGGGGCTGCAGGGCCAGATCAAGGGAATATGCGACCGCTTCGCGCTGGCCGGCTTCGATGCACTGGCGCCCGATCTCTACAACGGCAAGGTGGTGCCCTATCACGACACCGACGCCGCCGGCAAAGAGATGAACTCACTGGATTTCATGGACGCCACCACACAGACCGTGCGCGGCGCTGCGCAATACCTGGCCAGGAACGGCAGCAAGGTCGGCCTGACCGGCTTCTGCCTGGGCGGCGCAGTGACCATCATCGGCGCCACCAAGATCCCGGAGCTCACGGCGGGCGTAGTGTTCTACGGCATTCCGCCGGAGCAGGCGGCGAAACCGGCGGACGTGAAAATTCCGCTGCAGTGCCATTTCGCCAACAAGGACGACTGGTGCACGCCGGCCGCGGTCGATGGCTTCGAGAAGGCGATGAAGGCCGCCGGCAAGTCGCTGGAACTGTTTCGCTATGACGCCGAGCACGGTTTTGGCAACGAGCAGCGCGTGTCGGTGCACGACCGGCAATGCGCGGAACTGGCCTGGGGTCGCGCCACGGAGTTTTTCAAAAAGCATTTGGGGTAA
- a CDS encoding cytochrome c1 has protein sequence MSGPSDFQLTNPALKWIERRLPIMGLVHSSFVAYPTPRNLNYWWTFGAILSLMLGVQILTGVILAMHYTPEATMAFKSVEHIMRDVNYGWLLRYMHASGASMFFIAVYVHMFRGLYYGSYKEPREVLWILGVIIYLLMMATGFMGYVLPWGQMSFWGATVITNLFSAVPYFGESIVTLLWGGYSVGNPTLNRFFSLHYLLPFVIAGVVVLHIWALHVAGQNNPAGVDVKTEKDIVPFTPHATIKDMFGTSCFLIFFAWFIFYMPGYLGDADNYIPANPGVTPAHIVPEWYYLPFYAILRSIPNKLAGVIGMFSAIIVLAFLPWLDSAKTRSSKYRPLAKQFFWIFVVVCILLGYLGAQPPEGIYVIAGRILTFCYFAYFLIVLPLLARIETPKPLPNSIADDVLAKSKGRVATAASAIIALVVAGGLIAGSAQNARAEEHDDVPPSVKWSFSGPMGKFDRGSMQRGLKVYKEVCSACHALSYIAFRNLGDPGGPGYSTAQAAALAAEYKVKDGPNDQGEMFERPGRPADYFPSPFPNEQAARAANGGAYPPDLSLITKARSYERGFPWFIFDFFTQFQEQGPNYVSAILQGFEDKPPAGVTIPDGSYYNKYFPGHAIKMPKPLSDGQVTFDDGSPATVAQYAHDVTTFLMWAAEPHMEARKRLGLQVFVFLILLAGLLYFTKKKVWADAH, from the coding sequence ATGAGCGGACCATCCGATTTCCAGCTGACCAACCCCGCCTTGAAGTGGATCGAACGGCGCCTCCCGATCATGGGCCTGGTCCACTCCTCGTTCGTGGCCTATCCGACGCCGCGTAACCTGAACTACTGGTGGACCTTCGGCGCCATCCTTTCGCTGATGCTCGGGGTGCAGATCCTGACCGGCGTGATCCTGGCGATGCACTACACGCCGGAGGCCACCATGGCCTTCAAGTCGGTCGAGCACATCATGCGCGACGTGAATTATGGCTGGCTGTTGCGTTATATGCACGCCAGCGGCGCCTCGATGTTCTTTATTGCCGTCTACGTCCACATGTTCCGCGGTCTCTATTACGGGTCGTACAAGGAGCCGCGTGAAGTGCTCTGGATCCTCGGCGTCATCATCTACCTCCTGATGATGGCCACCGGCTTCATGGGCTATGTGCTGCCGTGGGGCCAGATGAGCTTCTGGGGCGCCACCGTCATCACCAATTTGTTCTCCGCCGTGCCCTATTTCGGCGAGAGCATCGTGACGCTGTTGTGGGGCGGCTATTCGGTCGGTAATCCGACCTTGAACCGTTTCTTCTCGCTGCATTATCTGCTGCCGTTCGTGATCGCCGGCGTGGTCGTGCTGCACATCTGGGCGCTGCATGTCGCGGGCCAGAACAACCCGGCTGGTGTCGACGTGAAGACCGAAAAGGACATCGTGCCGTTCACGCCCCATGCGACCATCAAGGACATGTTCGGCACGTCCTGCTTCCTGATTTTCTTCGCCTGGTTCATCTTCTACATGCCGGGCTATCTCGGCGACGCCGACAATTACATCCCGGCGAACCCCGGCGTAACGCCCGCGCACATCGTGCCGGAATGGTATTACCTGCCGTTCTACGCGATCCTGCGCTCGATCCCGAACAAGCTTGCCGGCGTCATCGGGATGTTCTCGGCGATCATCGTGCTGGCCTTCCTGCCCTGGCTCGACAGCGCGAAAACCCGGTCGTCGAAGTATCGCCCGCTGGCCAAGCAGTTCTTCTGGATCTTCGTCGTCGTCTGCATCCTGCTCGGCTATCTCGGCGCGCAGCCGCCGGAGGGCATCTATGTGATCGCCGGCCGTATCCTCACCTTCTGCTACTTCGCCTATTTCCTGATCGTGCTGCCGCTGCTCGCGCGGATCGAAACGCCGAAGCCGCTGCCGAACTCGATCGCCGACGATGTGCTGGCGAAGAGCAAGGGCAGGGTCGCGACCGCCGCTTCCGCGATCATTGCGCTCGTCGTCGCCGGCGGCCTGATTGCCGGAAGCGCGCAGAACGCGCGCGCCGAGGAGCACGACGACGTGCCGCCGTCGGTGAAGTGGTCGTTCTCGGGCCCGATGGGCAAGTTCGACCGCGGCTCGATGCAGCGCGGCCTGAAGGTCTACAAGGAAGTCTGCTCGGCCTGCCACGCCTTGTCCTACATCGCGTTCCGCAATCTCGGCGATCCCGGCGGTCCCGGCTATTCGACGGCGCAGGCCGCCGCGCTGGCCGCCGAGTACAAGGTCAAGGACGGCCCGAACGACCAGGGCGAAATGTTCGAGCGGCCCGGCCGGCCGGCGGACTATTTCCCCTCGCCATTCCCGAACGAGCAGGCCGCCCGTGCCGCCAATGGCGGCGCCTATCCGCCGGACCTGTCGCTGATCACGAAAGCGCGTTCCTACGAGCGCGGTTTCCCGTGGTTCATCTTCGATTTCTTCACCCAGTTCCAGGAGCAAGGCCCGAACTACGTCAGCGCGATCCTGCAGGGTTTTGAAGACAAGCCGCCGGCCGGCGTGACCATTCCGGATGGCTCCTACTACAACAAATATTTCCCCGGCCACGCCATCAAGATGCCCAAGCCGCTGAGCGACGGCCAGGTCACTTTCGACGACGGATCGCCGGCCACGGTGGCGCAATATGCGCACGACGTCACCACGTTCCTGATGTGGGCCGCGGAGCCGCATATGGAGGCGCGCAAGCGGCTCGGCCTGCAGGTTTTCGTGTTCCTGATCCTGCTCGCGGGCTTGTTGTATTTCACCAAGAAGAAGGTCTGGGCCGACGCGCACTAA